In the genome of Mycosarcoma maydis chromosome 21, whole genome shotgun sequence, one region contains:
- a CDS encoding uncharacterized protein (related to TIF3 - translation initiation factor eIF-4B), with protein MPPKRGQKMALNDFLADESTGKTSWADEMDDLPISSAPRDSSYRRGGDFLSSVPDRVDRDRAYGADRGFERPERSYPPREEHPIPDKPPFTAFVGNLSFDVMEADVENFFAPSKAVSIRIVTGHDGKPKGFGYVEFQSQDDLRAALDRTGTQLASRTVRISVAEPPKSAFGGDRPMQSSQADDASQWRRAGPLPPAEPRGGFAPRPERSGVPRTEGSGFDNMDVSGGVRSGFGAKFQSAPPSNRPPRDLAPAEPSQGDLASQWRTGKPVEGRSPANSRRPSGMADSDSRRSSFRHRNDANDVDDRFASQERMGFGSKFTPDQTPPESPGNAKKGFGFGAAERRTSGQPPAAATASESTDNWRTAKKPSSNSSSPAPSATAPAERKKLDLKPRSAESAAAAAASSNSSKPNPFGNAKPVDASERERQIEEKLHQREKERQEELKAKKEKAKAEKEKRDKADATGATDKAQSDAAETSSPVAENTAPAVTIEARAAPPTGAWGGGRKPSGALVGGEQSSADASAAGDEKAADAQVDEVAEKVQEAKIEA; from the exons ATGC CGCCTAAAAGGGGACAGAAGATGGCGCTCAACGACTTCTTGGCCGACGAGTCCACCGGCAAGACCTCCTGGGCCGATGAGATGGACGATCTTCCCATCTCCTCTGCTCCTCGCGACTCCAGCTACCGTCGCGGCGGTGACTTCCTCTCCAGCGTTCCCGATCGTGTCGATCGTGATCGCGCCTACGGTGCCGACCGTGGCTTTGAACGTCCCGAGCGAAGCTACCCGCCTCGCGAAGAGCATCCTATCCCCGACAAGCCCCCCTTCACCGCCTTCGTTGGCAACCTCTCCTTCGACGTCATGGAGGCCGACGTAGAAAACTTTTTCGCTCCCTCCAAGGCCGTCAGTATCCGCATCGTCACTGGACACGACGGAAAGCCTAAGGGTTTCGGCTACGTCGAATTTCAGTCTCAGGACGACCtccgagctgctctcgaccGTACCGGTACGCAGCTCGCCAGCAGAACCGTCCGTATCAGCGTTGCCGAGCCACCTAAGAGTGCCTTCGGCGGCGACCGCCCCATGCAGTCCAGCCAGGCTGATGATGCCTCTCAGTGGCGCCGCGCTGGCCCGCTGCCTCCTGCAGAGCCTCGCGGTGGCTTTGCTCCTCGCCCCGAGCGGTCTGGTGTACCTCGTACCGAAGGCTCCGGCTTTGACAACATGGATGTCAGCGGTGGCGTTCGAAGCGGTTTTGGTGCCAAATTCCAGTCCGCACCCCCTTCCAACCGCCCTCCACGCGATCTCGCCCCGGCGGAACCCAGCCAGGGCGACCTTGCCAGCCAGTGGAGGACAGGCAAGCCTGTAGAGGGCCGTTCCCCTGCCAACTCGCGCCGTCCCTCTGGCATGGCTGACTCGGACTCGCGACGATCCTCCTTCCGTCACCGCAACGATGCCAACGATGTCGACGATCGTTTTGCATCTCAAGAACGCATGGGCTTTGGCTCCAAGTTCACGCCTGACCAGACTCCCCCCGAGAGCCCCGGCAACGCCAAGAAGGGCTTTGGCTTCGGTGCCGCCGAGCGACGTACCAGTGGTCAACCTCCCGCTGCAGCCACCGCCTCTGAATCCACCGACAACTGGCGTACTGCCAAGAAGCCCAGCTCGAACTCGTCCAGCCCTGCTCCATCCGCTACGGCTCCCGCGGAGCGCAAGAAGCTTGACCTCAAGCCTCGCTCCGCTGAGagcgctgccgctgctgccgcttcaAGCAACAGCTCCAAGCCCAACCCATTCGGCAATGCCAAGCCCGTTGACGCCTCTGAGCGTGAGCGACAGATCGAGGAGAAGCTCCATCAACGTGAAAAGGAGAGGCAAGAGGAActcaaggccaagaaggagaaagCAAAGGCtgagaaggagaagaggGACAAAGCTGATGCGACTGGTGCCACCGACAAAGCACAGTCCGACGCCGCAGAGACGTCTTCCCCCGTTGCAGAGAATACTGCACCTGCGGTTACTATCGAGGCCCGTGCCGCGCCACCTACAGGTGCTTGGGGCGGAGGACGCAAGCCTTCTGGTGCGCTCGTCGGTGGTGAGCAGAGCTCAGCTGATGCATCCGCTGCTGGCGACGAAAAGGCCGCCGATGCTCAGGTAGACGAGGTGGCTGAGAAGGTTCAAgaggccaagatcgaggcttGA